A region of the Massilia sp. erpn genome:
GCTGAGACCATTCAGTGAAACTCATCAATGTAAGATGACGCTCACTGAACCCGACTTACAAGAACTCCGGAACTATCGATGCCACTGCAAATGTCCATGATTCTCTTCAATGAGAAGCCTGTATTTTCTGTCGAAGCTTTGCAAACCAGTCTGTCAAGCAATTGGCCCGAGCTTGCACATATCTCAGATATTTCCGAGCAGGCAGATACGCTGTCGTTTCGTTTAGATATGGCAGATATCGTGATTGGAACGATGCCAGCGCCCATTCCCTGGTCGGACTTGGAGGGGCCATGTGCAAGCAGCCGGCTTTGGCCTGATGCGGCATCTGCCGTACGGGAGCACAAGAGTCACGCGATCGTCACTGTGAGCGGCGAACTGCTTCCGGTGCCACTTTCCACGCTGCTCACGCAAGTCACGGCAGCGCTGATGGCCTCGACGCCCGCATCAATGGGGGTCTTCTGGACCAATGCCACCTTGCTTGTGCCGCAGAGTCTATTTGCCGACTTCGCCGTCGAAGTCCTGCCTTTGGCCCCACCATTGGCCATTTGGGTCGACTGCCGTGTGGGATGGCTTGAGGGAACCTCCCTCAGTGCGGGCTTTACCACCGGCTTGGCCGAACTTGGGCTGATGGAATTGGAAGCGCATGGAGCGACAGAGTCGCCGGCCGAGCTCAAGAAGCGATTCGACGCGATCGCTGAATACCTCCTGGAAAATGGCCCGGTCATCCAGGATGGCGATACCGTTGGCGAAAGCGCCAGCGAAAAGATTCGCATTGTGTATTCCAACTCAATCTTTGGCGCAAAGGACAAGGTTATGCGGCTCGTCTACGAATCCGACTCAGAAGGGAGCGCTTGAAGCGCCGGTCTTGAGAGCCTAGGGCGGTGCTTTGCTTCCTTGTTTGCCTGATCTTTCTGACAAATTGTTACAAGGAAACATGTGGCAGGTTTCCAGAAAATCATTTATAACAGGCAAACCTTTCATAGTAGGAGATGTAATGAGCATTGCCGCAAATGTGATTCGTGCCGCGCTGGGTGCTGTTTTGGTGCTGGGAACCGGTTCCGCGATGGCGCAGATGTCGCGCGCCGTGACGGCTTCGGACAAGATTTCGATCGGCACCATGTCCATCGTCGCAGCGCCGGTTGCCAGCGTGGCGGGCAGCGCTCATGGCAGCGAGGGCGCCTCGGTCGGCGTGGCGGCGGTGGGCGTGGGCAGCGCTTATGTGGTCTCGGGCATCGCCCAGGGCGTGGGCGATACGGTGGAGATTCTGCTGTCGGCCGTGGGTTCGGCGGGTAAGCTGTCGGTGAAGGTCACGGGCAAGACGCTGGGCGCGATCGGCGTGTCGGTCGGCACCTCGGTGCAGGTGCTGTCGGAGACGACGGGCACGGTGCTGGTGGCATCGGGCAAGGTGCTGGCCTTTATTCCCAATGAGATCGGCCAGGCGCTGCTGAATCAGAGCCGCTTGCCGGCCAACTGAGGCTGAGCCATGAATTTCGCCACACGTGTCGCCGCCTGCGCGCTGATCGCCGCGGCTTTTGCCGCGCCGGCCCAGGCCGGGCAGTCCTGCGAAGACCGGCCGATGACGCCTGCCGCGCTGAGCGAGGCGATGGGAACGGGCCGCATGCTGATGGGCGAGTTGAACGACTCCGGCAGCGATGTGGTGCTGATCGGGCGGCAGGGACAGGATTTGTCCAAGTACCGCGTGAAGTACACGCACCTGGGCATCGCCTTCCGCGCCGCGCCGAATCAGCCTTGGCGCGTCTACGAACTGCTGAACGAATGCGGCACGGCGCAATCCGAGTTGTGGATGGATGGCCTGGCCAACTTCTTCCTCGACGATCCGTTTACGCTCGATTCCATCATGCTGGTGCCGCCGCCGCGCGTGGCCGCCCGCCTGGCGGAGTATCTGCGTTCGCCGGCGCTGCTGCATGGCCTGCACGAGCCTAAATACAATATGGTGGCTTATCCATTCTCCACCAAATACCAGAACTCGAACCAGTGGGTGCTGGAAGTGGTGGCGGCGGCCATGTCGAGCGATGTGAAGGTGCAGAACCGCGAGCAGGCGCAGAGCTGGCTGAAACTGGCGGGCTATGAGCCGACCGAGCTGCATATCGGGCCGCTGACGCGTTTGGGCGGCCGCATCGTCAAGGCGAATATCGCGTTTGACGACCATCCAAGCGCGCTGCGCTTTTCCGACCGCATCAACGCGGCGACGGTCGATTCCATCACCGCCTTCCTGCGCAAGCGCGACGAGGGCTGGAAGATCCGCGAACTGCGCGGCAAGCGCTAGGCGCTTTCAGGATTGTGCGGGCAGCGCCGCCATGGCGCTGCGCACATAGGCCAGCATCTCGGGCTTCATCCAGGTGCCCGTCAGCAGGACGGGTTGCTCCTGCTGCGCCCTGCGCATTTTCGCCTGCGTCTGCGGATTGTCTCCGGCATAGGCGCGGAACAGGGCTTGCCATTCGCCGGCCAGCGCCTGCGCAGCGGGAGCGCTTGGCGCGGTGTCCGCATCCATCTGCCGCTGCACGCGGGCGATCAGGTCCAGCCACTTCTCCCGATTGCGGCCACTGTTGGCACGCAGGTGCTGCAATTCTTCCGCATCCAGATAGCGCGCATAGATGGCGAGCTTGAAGGCGGAGAACGCGGCCATTACATACGCCGTCACTTCCGGCGTGACGCCGGTCAGATACTGGATGCCGGCGTCGCCCGCCATCATGGCGGCGATGCGGGCTGCAGTGGCGGGGTCAGACGCCGTATCCTTTTCCAGCATTTCCATCCAGCGGCGCGCCAGCGCCTGCGACGTTTTGCTTTCCGCTGCTTGGCCTTCGGCCATGGCGCTGCGCACCTGCGCCACCAGTTGCGCCCAACTGCGGTTGCGCTGCCTGTCCTGCGGCTGGAAGGGCAGGCGCGCCAGTTCCTCCTTGCTGAAATACTTGTCGTACACCGCCATCAGCTCCATGGTGCGCAGCCAGCTGGCCAGCTCCGGCGCTTCGCCTTCCTGCAACTGGTCTTGCAACTGCTTGAGGCGGCGGCGCAGCAGGCTGGCTTGCTCGATCTGGTGTTCCAGCGCCTCGATCTGGCGCGCCACCGTGTCGGCCAGCGGATGGGCGGGATCGTCGAGCATGGCGGCGATATCGCTCAGCGCGATGCCGAAGCGGCGCAGCGCCTGGATCTGGTGCAGGCGCGCGACGTCGTCCACGTTGTACAGGCGGTAACCGGAATCGGAACGGGCCGATGGCTTCAGCAGGCCGATGCTGTCGTAGTGGTGCAAGGCGCGCACGGTCAATCCCGTGCGCTTTGCCAGCTCGCCGATTTTGAGGGCGGTGTTGTCGCTCATGGTGTCAGGTGAAAGCGCGCAGCAGGCGCGTGGTGCCGCCCAGGCGCAAGCCGTCGCTGCGGCCGGACAGATAACGTTCGCTCAATTGCCCGGCTGCGAAGTGTTGGATATGGTGGAACCCAAGCTGGCGCAGGCGCGCTTCCAGCTGCTCCGGAACGAAGTGGCAACGCCACGGTTCGCCCTGAGCGGCAAGGCGGGCGCCGAACATCTGCATGGCGCTGCGTTCCATTGCACTGAGCAGCTTGGGATCGAGCAGGTAATCGAACACGATGCTGCTGCCCGGGGCGCTTTGGGCGATAGTGGAGAGGGTTTGCATGACCTCATCTTCGCATAGATACATGCTGACGCCCAGCCAGGAGAAGAAGGCGGGCTGCTCCCAGCTGAAGCCTGCCGTGCGCATGGTTTCATGCAGATTCTGGCGGGCGAAATCGACCGCGATGAAGCGCAATCCCTGCGGCTCGCTCATGCCTGCCGCGTGCAGGCGTTCGCGCTTCCATTGCTGCACGCCGGGCAGGTCCACCTCATACACGGCGGCTGGCGCTGGCAGCTTGCCGCGCCAGGCCGAGGTGTCGAGGCCCGCGCCGAGGATGGCATACTGGCTCACGCCTTGCTCTTGCGCGGCGTGCCAGCAGTCCTCGGCCAGCCGGCTGCGTACGGCAATGGTGGTGCGCATGACGGCGGCTACCGGATTGTCGTATTGCTGCGGATTGGCGCGCAGCGCGGCCTCGCCATCGGGGCCGAGGATTGTGAGGGCGAGTGGATCATCCAGGATCAGCGGCTGGTCGAGCAGCTGGTGCGCGGCGCGCAGATGGGCGACCGAGAGGGCGCTGGGCTTGGGGCCGGCCACTTGCATGGCGCCGGCCGGCAGGGGCTGGTGCAGGTGGAGCAGGGCGTGGCGCATGAAGTCCCTCACTTGCGGACCGATGTGGGCGGAGAGGCCTGGTTCGCGTTCATAGGCGAAGCGGACCTTGGCATCCAAGGCGGCGTCGCTGCCGGCATGCGAGCTGCGGAACAGGGTAGCCCAGCGCATAGCCAGCACGGCGGCGGCGTCATCCTGGGGCGACATGTAATTGGCGATGGCGTGGGCGGCGTCGTCCAGCAGTTGCTGCCAATCGGCGGCGTGGGCCAGGGCGCGCTGGCGCACATCTTCCATCTCGCTGGGAGTCAGGTAGGACGCCAGCAGGGATAGGCGCGCTTGAATCGTCTCGATGGTATCTGTTTGCATGCATCTTCCTTTCCGGGACAGTGAATGCAAACAGCGTAAAGCCTGACGTGGCGTGAGGGTCAAGCACTCTCGTTGGGGCGGTCTTTCAGGCTGGCCCACAGGTGGGCGGCGGCCATCGTGCGGTGCGGCTGGTATTGCTGGAGAATGCGCTCGGTGCGCGCGATATCCGGTTTGCTGTCCTCGCCCAGCAGGCGCTGCAGGGCGGCGCGGACGGCGACATCGCCATGCAGCGAGCAGTCGGCATAACCGTAGCCGCGCAGCAGGCCGTAGTTGACGGTCCATGGCCCGATGCCCTTCACCGCCAGCAGGGCCTTGCTGATCTCCTCGATGCTGTTATCCGCCGTTTCCTCCAGGCGCAATTCGCCGCTGGCGACAAGGGCGGCGAAGCGCAGCAGCGTCTCGGCCTTGGCGCGCGAGAATTTTCGGCTGGTCAGATCCTCGGCGCTGAGGCGGGCCGCATCGGCGGCTTCGGGATAGCACCACAAGCCGCTGGAGTGCTGGCGCCCCGCCTGCAGGATGAAGGTGCGGCGCAGGGCGATGGCGAAGGGCAGGTTGATTTGCTGGCCGATGATGGCCCAGGTCAGCGCCTCGAACACGGTGGCCGACTGCACGATGCGCAGGCCGGGATTGGCCCGCACCAGTGGGCCGAGCATGGCGTCGTCGCGCGCGAAGTCGAGAAAGGCTTGCGGATCGATATGCAGTCCCAGCATATTCCGCGCCGCGTCATGGATGCGTTGCTGGAGCGATGCAGGCCAAGGCTGCTGCGGACAGTCCGCATCGGCCTCGCATTCGGCGGTGGTAGGTGACAGGTGCAGCGTCAGCGCCACGGCAACGCCGTCGAGCAGCATGCCCTTGCGGATGCGTTCCGGCCGCATTTCCTCCGCCACGCTCTCCGCATCGCGGCTATGAAAGGCCAGTACATCCTGCAAACGGTAATTGGCCGGCAGTGAAATCGTAAAGCGCATTCTCATCTCCAACAAATGCGAACCGCTGAGCCCGTGTCCACCTTGGGGTCAGACCCCAAATCGGACACGGACTCAGCCGTTCCATACCCCACAAGCAGAAAATTTGTAGTTGAGTTCGTGTCCGATTGGGGTCTGACCCCATGGTGGACAGGGACTCAGCCATTGGGCTGGTATTGTGGCGCAGGGGCGGGCGGGGCGCTAGCTGTTTCTTGCGCTGATATGGCGGCGTGGGGGACTTGCAGGGTGGCGGGGACGCCGTTTTTGACGGCGGTGATTTCGGCCAGAATCGAGATGGCGATTTCGGCCGGGGTTTTGCTGCCGATGTACAGCCCTACGGGGCCGTGCAGGCGGGCCAGTTGTGCGGGCGTGAGGTCGAATTGCTGCAGACGTTCGCGCCGCTTGGCATTGTTGGCGCGCGAGCCGATGGCGCCGACGTAGAAGGCGGGCGATTTCAAGGCTTCCATCAGGGCCAGGTCGTCGAGCTTGGGATCGTGCGTCAGGGCGACGATGGCGCTGCGCGAGTCGGGCTGCATTTCCAGCACCAGGTCGTCGGGCATGGCGTGGACCAGGGGCACATCGGGCAACTGCCAGCCGGCGCGGTAGTCTTCGCGCGGGTCGCAGACGGTGACGTGGTAGTCCATGGCGCTGGCGATCTGCGCGAGAAAGCGCGAGAGCTGGCCGGCGCCGATAATGAGCAGGCGCCAGCGCGGGCCGTGCTGGGTCCAGAGTTCGTCGCCGTGCCGTTCCAGCACGGGGCCGGCGGCGGTGGGAGTCAGCGCCACGGCGCCGGTGGACAGGTGCAGGCGGCGCTGCACCAGGCGGTGCTGGGCCAGCTGGTCCAGCAGTTCGTCGATGCGGCTGTGGGCGCCCAATGGTTCGAGCGCCAGTTCGATGGTGCCGCCGCAGGGCAGGCCGAAGCGGTGCGCTTCGTCGGCGCTGATGCCGTAACTGACCAGTTGCGGCGTGCTGCGCGCGATGCCTTCGCGCCGCACGCGCTCGATCAGGTCATCCTCGATGCAGCCGCCGGAGACGGAACCGACCACACGGCCGTCCTCGCAGATAGCCAGCATGGCGCCGATGGGACGGGGGCTGGAACCCCAGGTCCGCACCACGGTTATCAGTTCGCAGCGCAGGCCTTGGGCGAGCCAGGCGGCGCTGGTTTTGAGCACTTCGAGGTCGATGCTGTCCATCACGGCACTATACTACGCGGCCGGGCGGGATGCCGATCGGGCTTGTATCAGCTTAGCGTTTGCGGGCGCAGACGGCTTTCAGGGCGCGCTCGTATCGGCTGCCTTTTTCCACCGCTTCCGCGTCGTAGGATTCGTATTTGTAGGTGGCGAGGGCTTCGCCGCGCGCCATCGGCTCGGCGTAGTAAAGCTGCGACATCAGGGTGATGCTGCGCTCTTCGCAGGAATACAGGTGCTGCTGTTTGACGGAGCGGTAGCTTTTGCCGTCGGGCGCGGTCTGCGTCTGGCGGAAGGATTGCAGCAGCCAGGCTTTGCGGCCGTCCTTGCTGCGCTGGATGCTGCCGCGCTCCAGATAGAGCGTGCTTTCCTTGTCGCTGCCCAGCTTGCGCAGCGGCACCGCCTGAGCAGCGGCGGGCAGCAGGACGGTCAGCAGCAGGACGGAAAGCGCGAGCTGGCCGGAGGTTTTCATGATCTTAGGGGACGAGCGGACGCTTGCCGGCCTGCTTGGCCTTGATCTCGCCCACGGTCCTGTCGATGGCGGTGTAGCGCGCCGTGGTGGCGGGATGGACGGCCATATAGCCGTTCAGCACCGAGGCCGGATACTGGGCTGCGAGGCGCTGCCAGAAGGCTTTGGCGCGGTCGATGTTGTAGCCGGCGCGCGCCAGCATGTACAGCGCGAGCTGGTCGGCCGCCACGTCCATCTCCTGCGGCATGGGCTTGATGCCACCGCTGCCGATCAGCAGCGAGAGGTCGGGCCGCACGCTGGCGAGGTTGTCGATCATGCTGGCCAGGGAGGCATTCTGGCGCAGGCTGCCGGCGTGGCCCAGCACATTGTGGGCGATGTCCTTGGCCAGCACGAAGGCGATGGCTTCGTCGCTTTGCGCGAAGCTGATCATGCCGCGCGTGAGCAGCACGCGCGAGCCGTCGGCGTAGGAGTTGATATTGTCGGCGTTGCCCAGGTCGACGCGGTAGGCGCAGGCGCGGGTCACGGGCATGTTAAGCACCTGTTCGCGGCCGTTGCGCGAGATGGTCATGCTGAGCGAGGCGCGGCTGGAGACCAGCGGGCCAAGCACGCCGGCCGCTTCGGTTTCGGCATCGCGGCCGGTGGGCAGGGTCTTGCCGTTGGCGGCGACCAGGCCGTCGCCCTTGCGCAGGCCGGCGCTGGCGGCGCCGCTGCCGGCCAGCACACCCGATACTTGGAGGCGGTCGTTATAGCCGAGCACCGCGCGCGCGGCATCGGCGTATTCGCCCGGGTAGGAGTATTTGTTCTTGGCGGTGAAGCCGAGCAGATTGCGCGCCTGGGTTTTGCACAGGTCGGCGTTGTTGATCAGCAGGGGGGCCGCCACGCGGTACAGGCGGTCCTGCAGCGAGACCATGGTTTTCAGGGTGTCCTGGGCGGCCAGCATACGCGGCGTGAGCACCGGCGCGGTTTCGGCCGGCGGCGCGGCAGGGGCGGGCGCCTGGCTTGCCGGAGCCTGGGGCTGGAAGGTGGAGCAGGCCGATAGGAGCAGGGAGGCTGCCGCGAGTGAGATAACCGGCCTTGCGGCCCGTACGATCCATTCAAGCTTGTTCTTCCCTGCTGCCATAAACCTGTCCTCAGTGTTTGCCGGTGCTGCCGAAACCTCCGGCGCCGCGTTCGCTGGCGTCGAAGTCGTCCACGATATTAAAGCCGACTTGCAGGACCGGCACAATAATCAATTGTGCCAGGCGTTCCATGGGGTTCAGCGTGAACGTGCTATGGCCGCGGTTCCAGGTGGAGACCATGAGCTGGCCCTGATAGTCGGAATCGATCAAGCCTACCAGATTCCCCAGAACGATGCCGTTCTTGTGGCCCATGCCGCTGCGCGGCAGGATCATGGCGGCGTAGCCGGGATCGCCGATATGGATGGCCAGGCCGGTCGGCACCAGCACGGTCTGGCCGGGTTCGATGACCAGGGGCGCGTCGATGCAGGCGCGCAGATCGAGGCCGGCGCTGCCAGGCGTTGCGTAGGCCGGCATCTGTTCTTTCATGCGCGGGTCGAGGATTTTGACGTCGATGGATTTCATGGGATTACTGGAACAGCGAGTTCTTTTCAATGCGTTTGGAGATTTCCGATACCAGCTGGCGCGCCAAGGTCAGTTTGTCGGCGCGCGGCAGGATGGTATGGCCGTTTTCATCGAACAGGATGATGGTGTTGTCGTCCTGGCCGAAAGTCTGGTGGCCGATATTGCCCACCAGTAGAGGGATACCTTTGCGTTCGCGCTTGGCGGCGCCATATTCCAGCAGGTTTTCCGATTCGGCGGCAAAGCCGACGCAGTAGGGATAACCGGCCAGGCTGGTGCGCGCTGCCACGGCGGCGAGGATGTCGGGGTTCTGCTCGAACTGCAGCTGCGGCACGCTGCCGTCGGCGCTTTTCTTGACCTTCTGCGTGCTGGGATTGGCCACGCGCCAGTCGGCCACGGCGGCCACCGAGACAAAGACGTGCTGGCCGCTCAGCGCAGCCATCACGGCGTCGTGCATCTGCTGCGCGCTCTGCACGTTCACGCGCTGCACGCCGAAAGGCGTTTCCAGCGCCGTGGGGCCGGATACCAGCAGCACTTCGGCGCCCGCTTCGCGTGCGGCGCGGGCCACGGCATAACCCATTTTGCCGGACGAGAGATTGGTGATGCCGCGCACCGGATCGATCGGCTCGAAGGTCGGGCCGGCCGTGATCAGGATGCGCTTGCCCGCCAGAGCCTTGGGCTGGAAGGCGGCGATGATTTCCGCCAGCAGCTGTTCCGGTTCCAGCATGCGGCCCATGCCGGTCTCGCCGCAAGCCTGGTCGCCGGCGGCCGGGCCGAGAATGGCGATGCCGTCGGCCTGCAGCTGGGCAGCGTTGCGCCGGGTGGCGGGATTGGTCCACATTTCCACATTCATCGCCGGCGCCACCAGCAGCGGCACATGGCGCGGACGCGCCAGGCACATGGTGGAGAGCAGGTCGTCGCAGACGCCGTGCGCCAGCTTGACCATGAAGTCGGCCGAGCAGGGCGCGATGACCACCGCGTCGGCGTCGCGCGTGACGTCGATATGGGCCATATTGTTGTTCACGCGCGGATCCCACTGGCTGCTGAACACCGGCTTGCCCGACAGGGCCTGCATGGTGACGGCGGTGATGAAGTGGGTGGCCGCATCGGTCATCACCACCTGCACCGAAGCGCCTTCCTTGCTCAGCGCGCGGCACAGCTCAGCGGCCTTGTAGCAGGCCACGCCGCCCGAGAGGCCGAGAACGATTTTTTTGCCAGCGAGTTCCATCATGCTTCTCCCTCGGATTACTTATTCACCCGGCGCAGCTCGTCGAGTATGAACAGGCCGACGCCGACGCAGATGGCCGAATCGGCGATATTGAAGGCCGGGAAGTGGCCCAGGCCGCGCCAGTGGAAGTCGAGGAAATCGATCACATGGCCATACACCATGCGGTCGATCACATTGCCCACCGCGCCGCCCAGGATCAGGGCCAGGGCCCAGCAGAACAGGCGCTGGCCGGCGTGCTTGCGCAGCAGATAAACGATGAACAGGGCGGCGGCGATGCCGATGGCGGTGAAGAAGTAGCGCTGCCAGCCGCTCTCGTTGGAGAGGAAGCTGAACGCGGCGCCGCGGTTGTAGGCCAGCACCAGGTTGAAGAATTTGGTGACGACCAGTTCATCGCCGAGGCGGAACATCTTGGTGATGGTGATCTTGCTGAGCTGGTCGAACAGGATGACGATGGCAGCGATGCCCAGCCAGGGATTCATGCTGGCGGGAGAAGTCGAGAAGGTTTTCTTGTTGGTTGCCATGGATATTTGCCAGGATTGCGTGGCCGTCAGCGCCGCAGCGCTGACGGAACGGTCGTGATGCAGGGTGGTGCTTTATGCGTACTTGCGCTGTTCGCCGGCGCCGAACAGATTGCTGTGGCAGCGGCCGCACAGGGTCGGATGGTCCGCATGGCTGCCCACGTCGGCGCGGTAGTGCCAGCAGCGCTCGCACTTCTCGGCGCTGGAGGCGGCCACGTTCACCGCTTCATCCGCTTCGGCTGCCACTTCGACGGCTTTCGCCAGCGAAGTGATGAAGACGAATTTCAGCTCGTCGTCCAGGCTGGCCAGCACTTTGTACTTGTCGCCGGCAGCCTTGATCTCCAGTTCCGCCTGCAGCGAGGAGCCGATGGCGCCGGAAGCGCGCAGGTCTTCCAGCTGCTTGGTCACATCGTTGCGCACGGCGCGGATGGCGGCGTACTTCTCCAGCAGGGCGGCGCCATCGGCCAGTTCCGGCAGCTGCCACCAGGTCTGGGTGTAGATGGTTTCGTCGCTGGCCTGGAAGGCTTGCTCGCCGGCGAAGATGGCCCAGGCTTCCTCGGCCGTGAAGCTGAGAACAGGGGCCATCAGGCGCAGCAGGCTTTGCGTGATATGCCACAGCGCGGTCTGGGCCGAGCGGCGCGCTTTGGAATCGACGGCCGTGGTGTACAGGCGGTCCTTCAGGATGTCCAGGTAGAAGCCGCCCAGGTCTTCCGAGCAGAAGTTCTGCAGCTTCGACACCACCGGATGGAACTCGTAGTTCTCGTAATGCTTCTCCAGCGTGGCTTGCAGGGCGGCCATATTGGCGATCGCATAGCGGTCGATTTCGGCCAGTTCGGCCAGCGGCACGGCGTTCTTGGCCGGGTCGAAGTCCGAGGTGTTCGCCAGCAGGAAGCGCAGGGTGTTGCGGATGCGGCGGTAGGACTCGGTGACGCGCTTCAGGATCTCGTCCGAGATCGACAGCTCGCCGGTGTAGTCGGTGGCAGCGATCCACAGGCGCAGGATGTCGGCGCCCAGGGTGTCGGAGATCTTCTGCGGCGCCAGGGTGTTGCCCAGCGATTTGGACATCTTCTTGCCTTCGCCGTCCACGGTGAAGCCGTGCGTCAGCAGCGCCTTGTAGGGCGGCTGGCCGTTCAGCATGGAAGAGGTCAGCAGCGAGGAGTGGAACCAGCCGCGGTGCTGGTCCGAACCTTCCAGATACAGGTCGGCCGGGAAGGCGCTCTGCTCGGCGTGCGAGCCGCGCAGCACGGTCTGGTGGGTGGTGCCCGAGTCGAACCACACGTCCAGCGTGTCCTTGTTCTTGACGTACATGGCCGCTTCCTCGCCCAGCAGGGTGGCCGGGTCGAGCGTGAGCCAGGCTTCGATGCCGTTCTTCTCGATCAGCTGCGCCACCTGCTCCAGCAGCTCTGGGGTGCGAGGGTGCAGGTCGCCGGTTTCCTTGTGCAGGAAGAAGGCCATCGGCACGCCCCACTGGCGCTGGCGCGACAGGGTCCAGTCCGGACGGTTGGCGATCATGCCGTGCAGGCGCGCCTGGCCCCAGTCGGGGAAGAAGCGGGTCTGCTCGATGCCTTTGAGCGCGGTCTGGCGCAGGGTTGGACCGCCGTCTTTCGGATGGGCGTCCATGCCGGCGAACCACTGCGAGGTGGCGCGGTAGACGATCGGGGTCTTATGGCGCCAGCAGTGCATATAGCTGTGATCGAACATCTTCAGTTCGAACAGGGCGCCCGCTTCGCGCAGCGCGCCGCAGATCGGCTTGGAGGCTTCCCAGATGGTCATGCCGCCGAACAGCGGCAGGCTGTCGACGTATTTGCCGTCGCCCATCACCGGTTTCAGGATCTCGTCATCCTTCATGCCGTGCGATTTGCAGGACACAAAGTCGTCCAGGCCGTAGGCCGGGGCCGAGTGCACCACGCCGGTGCCGCTGTCGGTGGTCACGTAGTCGGCCAGGTAGACCGGCGAATAGCGGTCGTAGAAGGCGTCGCGCGCATGCAGCGGGTGCTTGAAGCGGATGCCGGCCAGCGCCGCGCCGTCGCAGGTGCCGAGGGTGGTGCCTTCGAGCTTGTAGCGCGCCAGGCAGGATTCCACCAGGTCCTGGCCCAGGATCAGCAGCAGGGGCTTGCCATCGCGTTCGGTCTGCACCAGGGCGTATTTCAGCTCGGGGTGCACGTTCAGCGCCTGGTTGGACGGGATGGTCCATGGCGTGGTGGTCCAGATGACGATGAAGCCGTCGGCGGCCGGCAGGGCCGGCAGGTCGAAAGCCTTGGCCAGCTTGTCATGCTCGGCGAAGGCGAAGCCGACGTCGATGGCCGGGTCTTTCTTGTCCTGGTATTCCACTTCCGCCTCGGCCAGGGCCGAGCCGCAGTCGAAGCACCAGTTGACCGGCTTCAGGCCGCGGTAGACATAGCCTTTTTCCAGCAGCTTGCCGAGCGAGCGCAGTTCGTCCGCTTCATTGCTGTAAGCCATGGTCAGGTAAGGGTTGTCCCATTCGCCCAGCACGCCCAGGCGTACGAAGCCCTGCTTCTGGCGCTCCACCTGTTCGGAAGCATAGGCGCGCGCCTTGCTCAGCACTTCGGCGGTCGGCAGGTTCTTGCCGTACAGTTTTTCGATCTGGATCTCGATCGGCATGCCGTGGCAATCCCAGCCCGGCACGTAAGGCGCGTCGAAGCCGGCCAGGGTGCGCGACTTGACCACGATGTCCTTCAGGATCTTGTTGACGGCGTGGCCCAGGTGGATGTCGCCGTTGGCGTAAGGAGGACCGTCATGCAGGATGAATTTCGGACGGCCGGCGGCAGCCTTGCGGATGCGCTGGTAGATTTTCTTGTCCTGCCACTGCTTGACCCAGTTCGGTTCGCGCTTGGACAGGTCGCCGCGCATCGGGAATGGGGTTTCGGTCATATTGACCGGGTATTTGCTCTCGGTCTTCTTTGCTTTGTTGTCGGACATATCGGATCTTTATGGTGTTCGTATAAGGGATGCGCTGGGCGCTGGATGGAAGCGGGCCAGGGTCAAATTCGATCGGTCGCGTTGACGGCGCCGCTGCGCTCCATGAAGAAGGCGCGCGCCTGGTCGGAATCGCGCTGGATGGCGGCCGTCAGGGTGGGCAGATCGATGAATTTTTCTTCGTCGCGGATTTTGTGCAGGAATTCCACGCGTACCGCCTCGCCATAGCACTGGCGGGCGAAGTCGAAGATATGCAC
Encoded here:
- the dut gene encoding dUTP diphosphatase, coding for MKSIDVKILDPRMKEQMPAYATPGSAGLDLRACIDAPLVIEPGQTVLVPTGLAIHIGDPGYAAMILPRSGMGHKNGIVLGNLVGLIDSDYQGQLMVSTWNRGHSTFTLNPMERLAQLIIVPVLQVGFNIVDDFDASERGAGGFGSTGKH
- the lspA gene encoding signal peptidase II, yielding MATNKKTFSTSPASMNPWLGIAAIVILFDQLSKITITKMFRLGDELVVTKFFNLVLAYNRGAAFSFLSNESGWQRYFFTAIGIAAALFIVYLLRKHAGQRLFCWALALILGGAVGNVIDRMVYGHVIDFLDFHWRGLGHFPAFNIADSAICVGVGLFILDELRRVNK
- the ileS gene encoding isoleucine--tRNA ligase, which translates into the protein MSDNKAKKTESKYPVNMTETPFPMRGDLSKREPNWVKQWQDKKIYQRIRKAAAGRPKFILHDGPPYANGDIHLGHAVNKILKDIVVKSRTLAGFDAPYVPGWDCHGMPIEIQIEKLYGKNLPTAEVLSKARAYASEQVERQKQGFVRLGVLGEWDNPYLTMAYSNEADELRSLGKLLEKGYVYRGLKPVNWCFDCGSALAEAEVEYQDKKDPAIDVGFAFAEHDKLAKAFDLPALPAADGFIVIWTTTPWTIPSNQALNVHPELKYALVQTERDGKPLLLILGQDLVESCLARYKLEGTTLGTCDGAALAGIRFKHPLHARDAFYDRYSPVYLADYVTTDSGTGVVHSAPAYGLDDFVSCKSHGMKDDEILKPVMGDGKYVDSLPLFGGMTIWEASKPICGALREAGALFELKMFDHSYMHCWRHKTPIVYRATSQWFAGMDAHPKDGGPTLRQTALKGIEQTRFFPDWGQARLHGMIANRPDWTLSRQRQWGVPMAFFLHKETGDLHPRTPELLEQVAQLIEKNGIEAWLTLDPATLLGEEAAMYVKNKDTLDVWFDSGTTHQTVLRGSHAEQSAFPADLYLEGSDQHRGWFHSSLLTSSMLNGQPPYKALLTHGFTVDGEGKKMSKSLGNTLAPQKISDTLGADILRLWIAATDYTGELSISDEILKRVTESYRRIRNTLRFLLANTSDFDPAKNAVPLAELAEIDRYAIANMAALQATLEKHYENYEFHPVVSKLQNFCSEDLGGFYLDILKDRLYTTAVDSKARRSAQTALWHITQSLLRLMAPVLSFTAEEAWAIFAGEQAFQASDETIYTQTWWQLPELADGAALLEKYAAIRAVRNDVTKQLEDLRASGAIGSSLQAELEIKAAGDKYKVLASLDDELKFVFITSLAKAVEVAAEADEAVNVAASSAEKCERCWHYRADVGSHADHPTLCGRCHSNLFGAGEQRKYA
- a CDS encoding M48 family metallopeptidase — protein: MAAGKNKLEWIVRAARPVISLAAASLLLSACSTFQPQAPASQAPAPAAPPAETAPVLTPRMLAAQDTLKTMVSLQDRLYRVAAPLLINNADLCKTQARNLLGFTAKNKYSYPGEYADAARAVLGYNDRLQVSGVLAGSGAASAGLRKGDGLVAANGKTLPTGRDAETEAAGVLGPLVSSRASLSMTISRNGREQVLNMPVTRACAYRVDLGNADNINSYADGSRVLLTRGMISFAQSDEAIAFVLAKDIAHNVLGHAGSLRQNASLASMIDNLASVRPDLSLLIGSGGIKPMPQEMDVAADQLALYMLARAGYNIDRAKAFWQRLAAQYPASVLNGYMAVHPATTARYTAIDRTVGEIKAKQAGKRPLVP
- the coaBC gene encoding bifunctional phosphopantothenoylcysteine decarboxylase/phosphopantothenate--cysteine ligase CoaBC yields the protein MELAGKKIVLGLSGGVACYKAAELCRALSKEGASVQVVMTDAATHFITAVTMQALSGKPVFSSQWDPRVNNNMAHIDVTRDADAVVIAPCSADFMVKLAHGVCDDLLSTMCLARPRHVPLLVAPAMNVEMWTNPATRRNAAQLQADGIAILGPAAGDQACGETGMGRMLEPEQLLAEIIAAFQPKALAGKRILITAGPTFEPIDPVRGITNLSSGKMGYAVARAAREAGAEVLLVSGPTALETPFGVQRVNVQSAQQMHDAVMAALSGQHVFVSVAAVADWRVANPSTQKVKKSADGSVPQLQFEQNPDILAAVAARTSLAGYPYCVGFAAESENLLEYGAAKRERKGIPLLVGNIGHQTFGQDDNTIILFDENGHTILPRADKLTLARQLVSEISKRIEKNSLFQ